The sequence below is a genomic window from Lolium perenne isolate Kyuss_39 chromosome 4, Kyuss_2.0, whole genome shotgun sequence.
cgtcgtggagttattcttaccaaagataatcttgtcaagcggaattggcatggaaattctaggtgtgttttttgtcaccaagatgaaactattaaacacctttttttccagtgccattttgcgagatctatttggtcagtcatccaagtcgcatctaccctgtatcccccgactagtgtagccaatgtctttggcaactgGCTTCACGGTATCGgttcaaggttcaagttgcttcttagggtgggggcgctagcagttatctgggcactctggctaagtagaaatgacaagatttttaacgataaaaattgttctttgttgcaggtcatctacagatgtacaggtattctccgtttgtggttacctcttcagcggatggagaaccgagacctatttacggaggtctgtacacggttggaggctacggcgagggatactttttccctacatgggtggcagcatagtctacggattgcagcaccacccacaccttaggcgttatatgattcatcgctcCGATATGTATTCCGCCTAGTTTTATATACTTTGAATCCAGACActttgaacggctgtgtgcatcctggttatgcagaggctggatgtaattgcttttccaaaagtaataaagcatcctttatcgaaaaagaaACAAGAACCTGCACTTCCGATTTCCGAAGAGTCTTGATCATAAACCGGTCATCTTGCGATAAGAGAAAGATACTTCCACTCTTTCCAGGAGAAGATAGCTCCCTGAGAGCATCACTTCCACAGATGGAGATCATATAATCAGCTGTGTCAATCTTGAACATCTccctcaaatttctgtaatcaaaCATGAACAACAAATTAGTCTTCCTGTGTCCTGAAATAGGAAACAGTATTGTGAGGGTGTCTCACTAGCTACTAAAACAAGGAAACTCCAACCTGTATGAATTCATATAAGCAATCAAATAAATTGAAGTCATAAGCAACCAATGTGTTTGCAGATCAAGAAAGATTCAGAGAGATTGCAACAGAGTACAATACTTAAGGCGTTGAACTTGTCAGCATACTTCATGAGATCCTTATATAGTTGTTAAGCTAAATTTTAAGCCTGTACTATATATTATCAACAGAAAAACATATGCTGACCAAAAGATATACTCCTAAGGGTGAAGTGGGACTGAAACAGAACAGACCTGAAAACCATCGGACAGTAGTCCTTCCACTTAAAATCTACAGCGCGATGTGAAGGGGTAAGGCGTGATCCTTTTTTGGGGAAGTTCATCCAGAAACTAGCCTTGGGGCCATAATCAGAAGCTCGCACTTCACGCCTCTGAATCGGCGTAATCTTCCCAACGGTGTACCTGAGAAGCATGATCACATTTAACCTTTTACTAATTTTTTAGAATGAAGGCACAGAGTGCCGGGCTTAACCTTTTACTGATCACAATGTAGAGAAGGAAGAGTTACTGAATTTCAATATGCATTACCTGATTCCAAGCTGCAGACAGAGCATCAGGTCATAGCTCCTGTGCCCTTTAATGATAGCCTCTCCGGGCCTCTTGATATCCCTCATCATTTGACTCTGTCGACGCCTCAGTTTCTTGGATGACTCCGGGAAGGTCTTGTTATTCAGCACGACCTCACTGATCAGAATGCCCTGCGCGTATTCCCTCTCGAGTATCGGGAAGCTGTTAGAACCAGCCGTGTCTTCGCATCCATTTGTTTTGTCAGAACCACCAACACCAGGTTCATGCCTGGTAATTCTCTCGACGGCCACCCCGATGCTCCAGCGCCTCTGCAAAGATGGCCTCTTTTTCGAAGGCGGCCGGTGCTCAAAACTCCGGTTTCTCCTGGACAGAAAACTAACACCTACCGCTACGGACTCTTGATCCGAATGGTGCTGGAGGATGTTGCAGATGTCTGGTAGCACACCTCTCTTCCTCAGctcgtcgatgtagagctcgtgggCTGCGGGAACCCGGGAACATTTAGGATAGAACGTGCCCTTGCCATCCTTGAACCCTCTGGTCCATGTTCCGACATAGCAACCGCCGTCTTGCCATGTGTACAGCCCGTACCCGTGCATTGCACCGTCGAGCCAGCTCCCCTGAAATGAGTCCCCGGTGGCTCTCCACGTGAGCACCCCTTTGCCAGACATGAGCCCGTTCCTCATGGCGCCGACGTAGGTTGTACCGTTGGCCCACGTGTACCTGCAGCCATGGCCCTCCATCTGGCCCTGGACCCAGGGACCTTCGTACATGTCACCGTTGCAATACGTCTGGACGCCATGGCCGTGCTTGCGGTCCAGCTTCCATCCTCCCTTGTAGGAGGACAAAGAGCTTTCGGAGCTGCTGATGTATGTCCCTTCGCCGTCCATGTACCCAGCGGAGTACTCACCCTCGTGGACAGCCCCCGACGGCCATAGGGTTCTCCCGCAGCCATGCCTCATCCCTCGCCGCCACCCGCCCTCATACACGCAGGAGCTGCCGGACCAGACGTACCGGCCCACACCCTCGGGGATGTCGCCGCCCGATAGAAGCATGCCGGAGTAGATATCGCCGTTGGGGAGCGTGACCTCTCCAGCTCTAGGGCCGCCGGGGGAAGCTGTTCTGGATGCAGCAGCATTGGGATGGTTTGGTCCTCCATTTGTTACTGGAGAGTGAGAGCAGGCCCCAAGGCCATTGGCCACAACAGGGGGTGTCATGCACACAAGTACTGATTATCTAGCAGTGGCAGGGGGTTGTGTTCCTGTACATGAGGAAGATGAAAGGAATACAGACATGAGTTTCTTTTCAAGTTGAGCATGTAAACTGAAACAATGTATAGCTAGCATGACATGGAGAGAACAATCCTTTGTGCATACAAGATCGAGAAGCCAAGCAGTGGTAGTTGCCGAAATGTCTTTCTAACGTGCACGGTTTCATTGTGTTTCTCCAAGAAGTATGTTCCTTTCGTTACTGTTTCTGCGAGCAGTACTAATTTTGATACTAGGTAGTTACATAGCTAGTGGTGAGGCTTACTTTACTTTTCTAGAGTGGCACTGGCATAGGTGTACAATTCACTGAAAGTTGTGAATCAGTTAACTAACCACCAGGCAGGTACGGCAGGTCTGCAATTATAGAGGTGGGAAGGGAAGAGATATCCACATTACAATTAAGTAATGCATATTCATCAATCATGAGAGAAAATACATGTATGCACGTATAATACATATGTAGGGTCGTGAGAAGTACAAGATCACCATAATAGTTAAGTGAAAACACATAATAACAAGCCGATAGATAGACTAGAGAATGAATAGTAAGAAAATAGGGAAAACCACACATTAGGAGTTTAGTACAGTAGGTAATGCTGAATGAGGAAATGAACGTGGAGAATCAAGCAGGGATATCCAGCCGTGGAAGGGAAGGAAGGAGGTAAGTTAGGTGGAGACATGAAAGACCAAGCAGGCAAGCAGGTGGATGGGGAAACTGAAATGGAATTGCGGTCCCATCATATATGCCTGTCTGCTGGAAAGAAATGGAATGGAATTGAAATGCATGTGATGGAATGGGAGGGCTGTCACTTGGTGGATGGCCGTCCGGCGTCCGAGCGCTGAAACGCCGTCCAGCCGCATCGTACTCCTCCGCTGCCGCCGGGGCAGCGAGGTTGGCAACGGACAGAGGGGGAGGACGAGGTTCCCTTAATTACCTAGCTAGCTAAGATCGTAATCACATGGTTTTGGAAAAACTACGAAATAGTACACTGCTACTTACTTGCTTATTACTCGGAGACAGTCAGCCAGTTGAGAGTTGATTGCAGCGCACCCAGACCCAGGCCAGGAAGACACCAAGCTCCCGCTCTGCTCtctctgttttgctatgttctgCTCTGCTCTCTCACTCTGTCTCCAGAGATATCGGCCGATATATGCTGCTGCTCTATATTGACAGACAATCCGCACAAAGCAGCAACTGGCATGCGCACGTGAGCCATGTGACCGCCAGCCTCCATATTTTCGTTATTTTTTATTACTTACGCGCAATCAAGAGATCTCGTGCTAGCTTCTTAATTATGCAAATGCAGTGCATGCTGATTAACTTAACTAAAACATTATGAGTTCATACACTGACAGGCGTACTAACTCCATGCATGTACTCATGTTTACTAATATACTTGTAGCGAAAAATTAAGGAGTACTACAGAGACAGAGCAGAGCTAGCATGGATGAACGGATTTGACACTACTCTTCTCCAGTCTCCACCCACCGACAGGCAACAGGTAAAGCTGGTGGCGCCGATCGAAACAACTACGCAAATCATGCATACATGCACGAAAGCGCGTACATACTTGCGGCGCCAAGTACATAAAATTCCGTGATCGATCCATCTCAGCAAAGCAAGTAAAAGTTCTTTGGCATCCAGCACGCACAGCGAACTACCACGAGTAGAATATATTCCCTCCATCCTTCCCTGGTGCCCCACCTCTGCTTCCTTGCTCTACCCTTCCTCCTCTGCCCGTCACTCTCCGCAACCCAGATCGATCGATCTAGCGGCTTTCGTTCTGATCTTCTGTTCAGATGCCCTATCTTCTATGTACGCAAAGCAGATGCATGTGCATCTGGCATCCATGTCTAGGTTCTTTTCTCTAAAGGGGAGCTGGACGGATCATTGAGCTGTATCTTCCCAAGAAAAGCAGGGTTTTCCAAATATATAACTAGTACTAGTAAGTCGAGGTAATTAGTTGCCTTCACTTGTCTAGAGAAGAAATCACTTTATATAGCTAGTCATGCTTGCCTGGCAGGTTTTTTGTTAGAACTGCTGGGCAGCCAAGACTTGCCATATCGGGTCTGCATTCGCACTACCTTTCGCGCTAGCCCGGGTCATATATGCATAATTTTAGGAAGACGTCCATGATCTGTACAAATGCAACTAGTTGAAACATGCAAAATCGGCTTCCGAATCAAACGGCCCAATTCAAGTTATCGCAAAAAGAAAGTAAGGAATTCTACCTGTTCGTTGCTGGTGCATTGATCTTCAGAGTTGTTGATACTGGTGGTGCATGCCTCCAAACAGAGAGAATTAAGGAGCGAAAAATTCCTGAAAGTGGGTGTAGCTTCTCCAGGCAGGTCTGGCGTTCGGTCACGAACTGGGCCTTGCttacggcggcggcgctggcacAGTGGCAGTGTGGCACCCAACAACCAGGTGACCACAGGCATTGTTGATAGTACAGTTCAGTGTAGGCGGCTGCTGGACAGCACTGGACTTGAAGATGGTGATTGCCCCGCAATCAACGCCTGAGGTCTCTGAGTCTGGTCAGCAACTGGACTTTAGACCGAATCTGTAACTGGTTCTGCCACCTTGATCTGTACAATGGACAGATCATGCATGCTGCAACCTCAACTCTAGATCGAGTTACCAAGCATGCATGCATTCTGAAAGCTGTAGAGATTGGCTTCTGATCGAGTTTATTTACTTCAAATTGGCGATTCGAGCTGTCGGTTGCTAGTGCATTGATCTTCAGAGTTACCGATACTGTTGGAGCATCCGTCCGATCtccggaagaagaaggaggcacatGCCTGCACATGAAGAATTTTCAGGAGCAAAAAGATGACTGAGAGAAGAGAGTAGTAACTGTAATAGATAAGTGATATTGTTTGTGAACATGCCAAACATAGCGCAAGCGAGAAAATTCTGCTTGATTGTGCTATTCCTTGGACCTCATCCAAGTGTCTACACTACAGCATTTTAGGGTCATGGACACTAAATGTTGGCAGACTTGGCAAGTAAAGAGATTTCTGAATCTGTAAAATAATCGGTGTCTGTGTAATAGCTATTCAGTCTGATGACAGATATTCAACAAATATTTACGGCGTGTAGTTCCAGATAGCTTGGCATCCTTTAGGACCACACAATCATGGGCTCAATGTAAATAGGGATGAAGGGAGTATAATTTTTAATGACACATgtctcatgttcattaccactcccATTCAAATAGTGGCAGGGCAGTGCATCTAGATGGTCAGATTGTGGGCGCTAAGAGCCAAGAAACATGAAGAGAAGGCAACGAGACGGTGGCTGCAGTCCTGGCCTGGCTAGAGTTCTTTTCtcactttttctctcttttttccccGTGTAAAATGCACTCTGTAATCGGACCAGGTTAGTCTGGTCCGTTTTATTAAAAATTAAGGTAGGGGACACCCCTCCAGACGTTTTCTCAAAAAGCACATCTCTTGTATTGAATTGAGGGTCAAAGATATCTCACCATTTGAATAGGGGCAGAGGGAGTGACTACAAGAAGCACCAACGTTTGATCCAACTAATTTATCATTGGAAAATTTAAGATATAGACACTGTTCATGCGAACCTTTTTCATAACTTGCCTTTGTATTTCCATGCTGCTGACGATGGTGCTATTCTCTAGAGATGGCGTATTTCCATGTATTTGGTTTCAATAACCTAGGTCCTGATCACAACGATGTCAGAATGTATCTGGACAAACTAATATATCATAAGAAGTTTACACAAAAAAAGCATTTAAAATGGATATAGATAAGAAAATATTCGCCATGATCTATCTGTCGTCAACTACATCTCATAAGACGACAGCTTTGTGATTCTCGCAAATAAAACGATTACAACTTTGTAGTCATGTTTATATCTTCAAATAAATTAAAGGCCTAGTGTGCCAGCCTGAACAGATCTCCAAACAACACAATGGCAACAAAAGGTGACAAGGCACATCAATGGATGCTTTGATTTGTTGCTGAAATGTACGTAGTAGTGAACAGAATTTGGAACGTACCTTCATAACAGGCGTCCAGATCTTTCTCCTCTAGGCTACCCAATTGCACCCGCACCCATCTGGGGAGCGTTTTTATACCAGGACAGTATCTAATTTCAAGCCATCGGAGAGAAGTGTATTGTGGGCGTTGTGGCCCATCCGGTAGGGATGCCACGGTTCGGCAGCACCTAACCTTGAGTTCTTCCAATGATGAGAGATCTCCCGAGTGAGATTCTATTGATTTCAACCTATTGCAGCGTCGAATGTCTAGTTTCTTCAGGTACATGGGAAGATTGAGAACCAATGACAAGCTATCACACTCCCGTACCGTTAGAGATACACTTGTGGAGGCAGTGACTTCTAGTGTTTGGAGTCCATCCAGCTGACATGATAGGACTTGAATGTTACTGCAGCGGTGAATATATATCTCCTTGAGGGATGCAGGAAGAATGAAAACCCCTGACAAGCTAGTGCAGCCATCTAAACTTAATGTTTCCAGGCATGGAAGGGAGCTATCATCACTACAAGACCCTTGACGTAATTCTGACTTTCCTTGCTGCTTGCCAAATATGGACTCAAGTTTAGTGCAGACTGAAATATCCATTGTCTTGAGAGATGCAGGGACGTCAAATACCGCTACCATTTTTTTACAATTCTCTATCTCAAGAGAGTCCAGGCGTGGCACAAGCTGACACCTTTCTGGTATTGATGGTTCAGGAGTTTGTGCATAACCGGTCAGGCTATTGCATCCCTTAATCTTCAACCTACTCAAGGTTACCAAGCTTTGAAATTCTTTCTCTGGCCAGTGGACGAGTGCATTGCAGTTATAAATTgtcaaatcttgaagctgcacaaaACATGTCCACAGAGTTAATGCACCTGAGTAAAAGAACATGTTGCAGCATAACTTCATGACTACCAGAGGGGATTTATGTTTACAATCCTCCTTGCTGGCCACAAGTAAACTATGCTCAGCCAAGGACGGTTCTGTGTCTTTGAGCTCCAAATTCAGATTGGTCAATGAAGTAATACATCTAGCTATCCTCTGGCACATCTGTTTGTTGCCTCTTTTTATGTCCAATACACTGAGTTTCGGTGCTTCAGGTAGAGTTATTAACTCTGGGCATCCCCCAAGAAGAACACTCTCTAGGTTAGGGAAGGTTAGATGTTCACCATAAGTTGCTTCTGTCACCCCCCAGCACTGAAAACTCTTTAAATCATATAACTGGAGTTCCTTTAATTCTGGAAATGCAGACCATTCCTTCATATCATTACCACCAAATAATCCTCCCTGAAATGTGCCAGCTGGTAATGCCATCAGCTCTGGGCATTTCTGAATTGATAGTTTCTGAAGCCGAGGAAAAGCTATCGGTTCAGTTTGAGTTACTTTGTCTGCCTGCCATTTCTGAAAGCTCTTCAAGTCTTCCAGTTCAAGTACCATCAATGCAGGAAATGCCGACCGTGCCATATTAAAATCTCCAGCACACATATTTCCAAGCAATGGTGCTGCCGGTAGTTCTATCAACTCTGGGCATTTCTGAATCGATAGTTTCAGAAGATGAGGAAACAATATCGCTCCTTGAGTTCTTTTGGCTGCCTCCCATCTCTGAAAGTTCTTCAAGTCTTCCAATTCAAGTACTTCTAATGCAGGAAATGCTGAGCGTACCACAGTTTGGTCTCCCACTGCTTCAGGTAATGCGATCAGCTCAGGGCACATCTGAATGGACAATTTTTCAAGTCGAGGAAACAATAAATGTTCTCCTTGAGTTCCCTCGGTTGCCTCCCATCCCTGAAAACTCTCCAAGTACTCCAATTCAAGTACCTTCAGTACTGGAAATGTTGAGCATACCATTGTATAATCTCCACCAAACGGTTCTTCAAGCAATGGTGCTTCAAGTAAATGTATCAACATTCCACAATGCTTAATAAATAACTTCTCAAGCTGAGGAAATATAATATTTTCTCTTTGCCTTCCATTTCTTTCCCACCATCTCTCAAAAACTGGTAGATGCTCTAGTGTAAGCACCTTAAGTTTTGGAAAAGTGAAGGATGTATTATGGTTGAACAAGCATTGCAACTTTTTACAATGAAAGAGATGGATGCTTTGCAACATACACATCCATGTCGGGAAATTAGTGCCTCCGTAGGAATATATCCTTACAACCTGCATCCCATCATGTGGTTTGAAACCCTCTAGCACCTTATGATAATGTTGTCGCTCCTCCTCACGACCGAAAGTCCATCTTAATGTCAGTTCTTCGAGTTCTTTTTTATTTGCGAGGTTTGCTTTTTTTGCATCTGCTTCTGTCACATTCTCTAGCTGAAGTAGCTCTAATTGACCACCAAGGTTTAAATTTTGTAGCTCTCCAACATTGCTGCAATATGAACCAGTACCTGCTATAAAACAGGTAAGTGTCTGCAGTGAAGTGAGTTTCCTGAGGTCTGGAGGCATGCTCTTCAACTCTGAACATCCATGAGTATAGATATGACAGAGAGCAGTCATATACTTCATTTGCCTTGGAAGTCGATCAAGATATTTGCAGCCAAATAGGTTCAACGTTTTCAGGTTATATAGAATGGTTATATCTTCAGGAAGTGCTCTAATACAACTTCTTGAGAGATCAAGGTACCTCAGGTGATGCAAATACTTGGGGTTCAGTGGGAATGATTCTCTCCGTATATAGAGTTGTAATGCCTGCAGAGAGCTGTACTTTGATAAATGTTGCAGTGAACATTCCATATAACTATCACACAGCAGTGTTTGGATAGCTGGTGATGTTCTCTTCAGAGAATCATTCAAAATAGTTTCTGGTTTTCTGCATGACAAAAATAAATGCCGAGCAGATTCTGGAAGCCACTGAGTTCTACTTGGTTTATCTGTGATAGTGGCACATTCTTTTCTCATAGTAGAGAGTGCAACATCATGCATAAGATCATGTATTTCGCATGTAACTCTGGAGTAGTCTTGGTTTTTCTCATCTAGGACTTGCTTGACATTCTGAAAGAATGACCTTGAGGCTAATTCATTGAAAATATGTTTACCAATTGTCTCAAGACGGACTCCTTCTTGTTCTTGGATAAAGCCATTTGCGATCCATAGTTGGATAAGCTTGTCCACACATATAACATAATCCTTGGGAAACACAGCACAGAAAGCAAAACACTCCTTCATATCCGATGGTAAGTCGTTGTAGCTGAGTTTCAGTATCGCTAAAATTCCAGACTCCTCTGTGCAAATGATGCTTTTGTTTAGCACAGCGCTCCATTCTTCTAGGCTAGTCTTGGTATGCAGTACAGATCCTAGTGCTTTTGCAGCCAAGGGAGAACCAGCACATCTCTCCACAAACTTTTCAACCATATTGAGTAGTTCAGAAGCATCAACCATATTAAGGATCTCATGAGCAGGCTTACTATGTGGCAAACTGAATGCTCTGGTTTTAAAAATTTGTTTTATGAATTTCTTCTCCAAAAATGCGATGTCATGGGCTTCAACTGTACTCATGAGTTGCGCAATTCCTTTGATGCGAGTTGTCACCAATATGGCACTGCCAATTCCACCATACTGAAGACATGCCTTTAGCTTTTCCCACTTATCAGGATCTCGGTTCCAGACATCGTCCAATACAAGAAGGTATCTCTTTCCACTGAGTTCTTGCTGAAGCTTATATAGTGCTTTCTCATTGTCATTCTCAACAGGGCCATTGCAGATCTTGCGAGCAATGTCATAAACATTAAAATCATCAGAGACACAGATCCATCTCTTTATTTGGAAATGCTTCTGGACATGAAGGTCGTTGTAGATGAGTTGTGCTAGGGTGGTTTTGCCCAACCCACCCATTCCAACAATGGGAAGGACCGTGAGAGTAGCAGAATTAGCAGGATCATTTAGTATCTTAACAATCTTCTGCTTCTCCTCATATCTTGACTGGCTAACAATATTCTCTGGGTCAACAATGATGGAATCTGTCTGTTGCCACTGCTTGCATGTCGGTGTTTGCTGCTCATATTTAAACCCAAAGGCATTCATTTCAGTAACAAGGATCTCAATGGTCCGCACAATCCTGTGGAGCTTGTTTCCCATCCTGTAACGGAACAGAACTCTATTGTCAGTGGGAAAGAGTCTCGCTACATCGAAGCCAAGCTTGCAGTAATGCCCATTCTTCTTGGCCTCGCGACGGAGTGCCTCATACTTCAGCTCGTCAAAGACTTCATTCGCTTCATGGGCCACTGTCTTGAGCTCTTCAAGCCAGGCTTTGACCCCTTCTCTATGGGTTGCCTGCTCCTCAGCATCGGTGATGACATCCAAGATGGCCGGCAGTTGGCGTTTGAGTATCTTGTGCTGCTTCTCCATGCCCTCCATCACCTTGTACTGTTCCAGGAGATAGCTGGATGCCTTGTCCTTCACCACTGATACCAGTTGACCGATCACCATACTTGTCACTAGCCCAGCCATTGGAAAGCCCAGAACTCACAACATGCACATAGAACACAGAGGAACACAACTGCAGGGCGAAGAAGAAAAATGTTTGAGCAAGAGCTTTTGATTGATTGCAAGTGAATGTGTTTGATTGATTGCATTAACTACTACAATTAAAAAAATGCCCTTTTACAAAAGGCTGGTGACTACAGATGACACTCCTTTCAGCTGCTTCATAAAAAATAAAGCCAATAAAAAGTCATGCCTTAGATGTCATCATAATCAACTTGCACATTGTT
It includes:
- the LOC127294115 gene encoding putative disease resistance protein RGA4, with amino-acid sequence MAGLVTSMVIGQLVSVVKDKASSYLLEQYKVMEGMEKQHKILKRQLPAILDVITDAEEQATHREGVKAWLEELKTVAHEANEVFDELKYEALRREAKKNGHYCKLGFDVARLFPTDNRVLFRYRMGNKLHRIVRTIEILVTEMNAFGFKYEQQTPTCKQWQQTDSIIVDPENIVSQSRYEEKQKIVKILNDPANSATLTVLPIVGMGGLGKTTLAQLIYNDLHVQKHFQIKRWICVSDDFNVYDIARKICNGPVENDNEKALYKLQQELSGKRYLLVLDDVWNRDPDKWEKLKACLQYGGIGSAILVTTRIKGIAQLMSTVEAHDIAFLEKKFIKQIFKTRAFSLPHSKPAHEILNMVDASELLNMVEKFVERCAGSPLAAKALGSVLHTKTSLEEWSAVLNKSIICTEESGILAILKLSYNDLPSDMKECFAFCAVFPKDYVICVDKLIQLWIANGFIQEQEGVRLETIGKHIFNELASRSFFQNVKQVLDEKNQDYSRVTCEIHDLMHDVALSTMRKECATITDKPSRTQWLPESARHLFLSCRKPETILNDSLKRTSPAIQTLLCDSYMECSLQHLSKYSSLQALQLYIRRESFPLNPKYLHHLRYLDLSRSCIRALPEDITILYNLKTLNLFGCKYLDRLPRQMKYMTALCHIYTHGCSELKSMPPDLRKLTSLQTLTCFIAGTGSYCSNVGELQNLNLGGQLELLQLENVTEADAKKANLANKKELEELTLRWTFGREEERQHYHKVLEGFKPHDGMQVVRIYSYGGTNFPTWMCMLQSIHLFHCKKLQCLFNHNTSFTFPKLKVLTLEHLPVFERWWERNGRQRENIIFPQLEKLFIKHCGMLIHLLEAPLLEEPFGGDYTMVCSTFPVLKVLELEYLESFQGWEATEGTQGEHLLFPRLEKLSIQMCPELIALPEAVGDQTVVRSAFPALEVLELEDLKNFQRWEAAKRTQGAILFPHLLKLSIQKCPELIELPAAPLLGNMCAGDFNMARSAFPALMVLELEDLKSFQKWQADKVTQTEPIAFPRLQKLSIQKCPELMALPAGTFQGGLFGGNDMKEWSAFPELKELQLYDLKSFQCWGVTEATYGEHLTFPNLESVLLGGCPELITLPEAPKLSVLDIKRGNKQMCQRIARCITSLTNLNLELKDTEPSLAEHSLLVASKEDCKHKSPLVVMKLCCNMFFYSGALTLWTCFVQLQDLTIYNCNALVHWPEKEFQSLVTLSRLKIKGCNSLTGYAQTPEPSIPERCQLVPRLDSLEIENCKKMVAVFDVPASLKTMDISVCTKLESIFGKQQGKSELRQGSCSDDSSLPCLETLSLDGCTSLSGVFILPASLKEIYIHRCSNIQVLSCQLDGLQTLEVTASTSVSLTVRECDSLSLVLNLPMYLKKLDIRRCNRLKSIESHSGDLSSLEELKVRCCRTVASLPDGPQRPQYTSLRWLEIRYCPGIKTLPRWVRVQLGSLEEKDLDACYEGPRLLKPNTWKYAISRE
- the LOC127294117 gene encoding phosphatidylinositol 4-phosphate 5-kinase 9 — translated: MTPPVVANGLGACSHSPVTNGGPNHPNAAASRTASPGGPRAGEVTLPNGDIYSGMLLSGGDIPEGVGRYVWSGSSCVYEGGWRRGMRHGCGRTLWPSGAVHEGEYSAGYMDGEGTYISSSESSLSSYKGGWKLDRKHGHGVQTYCNGDMYEGPWVQGQMEGHGCRYTWANGTTYVGAMRNGLMSGKGVLTWRATGDSFQGSWLDGAMHGYGLYTWQDGGCYVGTWTRGFKDGKGTFYPKCSRVPAAHELYIDELRKRGVLPDICNILQHHSDQESVAVGVSFLSRRNRSFEHRPPSKKRPSLQRRWSIGVAVERITRHEPGVGGSDKTNGCEDTAGSNSFPILEREYAQGILISEVVLNNKTFPESSKKLRRRQSQMMRDIKRPGEAIIKGHRSYDLMLCLQLGIRYTVGKITPIQRREVRASDYGPKASFWMNFPKKGSRLTPSHRAVDFKWKDYCPMVFRNLREMFKIDTADYMISICGSDALRELSSPGKSGSIFLLSQDDRFMIKTLRKSEVQVLLRMLPHYYRHVRTYENTLITKFFGLHRVKPSSGQKFRFVVMGNMFCTELRIHRRFDLKGSSLGRSTDKIKIDENTTLKDLDLNYSFYLEPSWRDSLLKQIETDSEFLRNQGIMDYSLLLGFHYRARQNLQRGASFHESILPDKLPVLSEQDAVEEDSACNYREGLVLVQRGSDQKSKVAVGPHIRGSRLRSSSACFEEVDLLLPGTARLQIQLGVNMPARAEKEEKHAEDDGRSFRQVYDVVLYIGIIDILQEYSMRKKMEHAYKSIKYNPLSISVVEPRFYSERFLKFIHTVFPQNLSI